The Paenibacillus sp. RUD330 genome has a segment encoding these proteins:
- a CDS encoding zf-HC2 domain-containing protein — protein sequence MKCNVAIVWMHDYIDGELPREDAVVLKEHLLSCPGCRARFEQLEKTEALLSSAMTEPREPMLEPAASAALTERILKQIPPPARHRDWTGWIRRHPALTAAAVFVLVMLASFAPAVNNGSELIVRGDDLRQVVIDGHTVIVPEGAHLKGSLTVENGIADVRGDVQGSVTVVDGSLLTASTAHIAGQTRKIDQLLDRLWYKVTQTFGSTP from the coding sequence ATGAAATGCAATGTCGCCATCGTTTGGATGCATGACTATATAGACGGCGAGCTGCCCCGCGAGGACGCCGTCGTTCTGAAGGAGCATCTGCTTTCCTGTCCGGGATGCCGGGCACGCTTCGAGCAGCTCGAGAAGACCGAGGCGCTGCTCTCCTCCGCCATGACGGAACCGAGGGAGCCGATGCTTGAGCCTGCGGCTTCGGCGGCGCTCACCGAAAGAATTTTAAAACAAATTCCCCCTCCGGCTCGTCATAGAGATTGGACGGGATGGATTCGCAGACATCCTGCCTTGACGGCAGCGGCCGTATTCGTGCTGGTCATGCTGGCCAGCTTCGCGCCCGCCGTCAACAACGGTTCCGAGCTAATCGTGCGCGGCGACGATCTGAGACAGGTCGTCATCGACGGCCATACGGTCATCGTTCCCGAAGGCGCCCATCTGAAGGGCAGCTTGACGGTCGAGAACGGCATCGCCGACGTGCGGGGAGACGTGCAGGGCAGCGTCACGGTTGTGGACGGCTCTCTGCTGACGGCCTCCACGGCTCACATCGCCGGTCAGACACGCAAGATCGACCAGCTGCTGGACCGGCTTTGGTACAAGGTGACCCAGACTTTCGGAAGCACTCCGTGA
- the cdaA gene encoding diadenylate cyclase CdaA: MGFFTEMTWQGWIRNVIDIGIVSYIIYKLILLVRGTRAVQLIKGIFMLVATWAISTWLDLYTLKWLMNQMFTFGVVTVLVIFQPELRRALEQLGRGKLFARTSSADRDQLNERITELIKAIQFMSKRRIGALIVFERMTGLTELIESGIKMESRISSELLINIFTPNTPLHDGAVIIRGPQITAAACYLPLSENPFISKELGTRHRAAIGVSEVTDAVSVVVSEETGQVTLAVGGIIVRDIKEESLISKLFEELTLQSSVKAKQRSRFSLRKKKEGDANG, translated from the coding sequence ATGGGATTTTTCACGGAAATGACTTGGCAGGGCTGGATCCGCAACGTGATCGACATCGGCATCGTCAGTTATATCATATACAAGCTAATTCTGCTGGTACGGGGCACCCGGGCCGTACAGCTGATCAAAGGGATCTTCATGCTTGTGGCGACCTGGGCCATCAGCACCTGGCTGGATCTGTACACCTTGAAGTGGCTCATGAACCAAATGTTCACCTTCGGGGTCGTCACGGTGCTAGTCATCTTCCAGCCGGAGCTGCGCCGGGCGCTGGAGCAGCTCGGAAGGGGCAAGCTGTTCGCGCGCACCTCGTCGGCCGATCGGGATCAGCTCAACGAGCGGATCACCGAGCTGATCAAGGCGATTCAGTTCATGTCCAAGCGCCGGATCGGAGCGCTCATCGTATTCGAGCGCATGACCGGCCTTACGGAGCTGATCGAATCCGGCATCAAGATGGAGTCGCGCATCAGCTCGGAGCTGCTCATCAATATCTTCACTCCCAACACGCCGCTCCATGACGGAGCGGTCATCATCCGGGGACCGCAAATCACGGCGGCCGCCTGTTATCTGCCTCTTTCCGAGAACCCCTTCATCAGCAAGGAGCTCGGAACCCGCCACCGCGCCGCGATCGGAGTCAGCGAAGTGACCGACGCGGTATCCGTCGTCGTCTCCGAAGAGACGGGACAGGTTACTCTTGCCGTTGGCGGCATCATCGTGCGGGACATCAAGGAGGAGTCTCTCATCTCCAAGCTGTTCGAGGAGCTGACGCTGCAAAGCTCCGTGAAAGCGAAGCAGAGGTCCAGATTCAGCCTGCGCAAAAAGAAAGAAGGCGATGCCAATGGATAA
- a CDS encoding CdaR family protein translates to MDKWLSHPTAIKILSVVIGILLWAVVHFDPESTPNTVASTTETQSVDVVKIQTTGLDETAYSLKLLEPSVAKMMVKGSRSALAFTTNDDYSISVNLEGKGPGTYTIPLTVGKLPRGIELVTLSPSQVEVVIDRLEKGTFEAGVVTQGKPAEGYELGTPVIKPGSTVEVTLPAQDLARVGSVKVFVNVDGEDAPVHEKKAKISVFDKSGNEIKGAALNPGTLDVEVPLTMPSKEVPLQIGYKGSLPGGLTLGGIQSKSSTVKLYGPRGLLDEVNQLAADVDLSQIRSSGDVELELLPPEGLKAVEPSKVTVTVTLSSSGTKTLQVPVAFENTPRGLDATLEAPRDGTVDIQVSGTPEVLGRLTAADIRAAASLANLSEGAHEVRLALTLPNGVQAVGEPPLVTVKLVASEPASGLPESSPSPSPSPSPGNDGGAGNDPAGDGSADGNAADGGNNAP, encoded by the coding sequence ATGGATAAATGGCTCAGCCATCCGACGGCCATCAAAATCCTGTCGGTCGTCATCGGCATCCTGCTTTGGGCCGTGGTGCATTTCGATCCGGAATCGACGCCCAACACAGTCGCCTCCACGACCGAGACCCAAAGCGTCGATGTCGTGAAAATCCAGACGACCGGTCTGGATGAAACGGCGTATTCGCTCAAGCTGCTGGAGCCGAGCGTAGCCAAGATGATGGTCAAGGGCAGCCGGTCCGCGCTCGCCTTTACGACGAATGACGATTACTCCATCAGCGTCAATCTGGAAGGTAAGGGACCGGGCACATATACGATACCGCTGACAGTAGGCAAGCTGCCGAGGGGAATCGAGCTCGTGACGCTGTCGCCGAGCCAGGTGGAGGTCGTCATCGACCGCCTGGAGAAGGGGACGTTCGAGGCTGGCGTCGTCACGCAAGGCAAGCCGGCGGAAGGGTACGAGCTGGGAACGCCTGTCATCAAGCCGGGAAGCACGGTGGAGGTCACACTGCCGGCTCAGGATCTTGCCCGCGTCGGCTCCGTCAAGGTTTTCGTCAATGTCGATGGAGAAGACGCGCCCGTGCATGAGAAGAAGGCCAAAATCTCCGTGTTCGACAAATCGGGCAATGAAATCAAAGGAGCGGCGCTGAACCCCGGCACTCTGGATGTAGAGGTGCCGCTGACGATGCCAAGCAAGGAAGTGCCTCTGCAGATCGGTTATAAAGGCAGTCTGCCCGGCGGCCTGACGCTGGGTGGAATCCAGTCCAAGTCGAGCACGGTCAAGCTGTACGGCCCGAGAGGGCTTCTCGACGAGGTCAACCAGCTGGCTGCCGATGTGGATCTCAGTCAGATCCGCAGCTCCGGCGATGTCGAGCTGGAACTGCTGCCGCCCGAAGGACTGAAGGCGGTCGAGCCGTCCAAAGTCACCGTGACGGTTACGTTGTCTTCTTCGGGGACAAAGACGCTCCAGGTGCCTGTCGCCTTCGAGAATACGCCGAGGGGACTGGATGCAACGCTTGAGGCGCCTCGGGACGGAACCGTAGACATCCAGGTAAGCGGGACTCCGGAGGTGCTGGGCCGTCTGACCGCCGCGGATATCCGCGCTGCCGCCAGCCTGGCGAATCTCTCGGAAGGCGCCCATGAGGTGCGCCTCGCGTTGACGCTGCCGAACGGTGTCCAAGCTGTCGGCGAGCCGCCGCTCGTGACCGTCAAGCTTGTTGCCAGCGAGCCTGCCTCGGGCTTGCCCGAGAGCAGTCCGTCTCCTTCGCCCAGCCCTTCGCCCGGCAATGATGGCGGCGCGGGGAACGATCCGGCAGGAGATGGCTCTGCTGACGGCAATGCCGCCGACGGAGGGAACAATGCTCCGTGA
- the glmM gene encoding phosphoglucosamine mutase, which yields MGKYFGTDGVRGVANSELTPELAYKIGRCGGYVLTAGAHKPTVVIGLDTRISGPMLESALIAGLLSIGASVVRLGVVSTPAVAYLTRMLKADAGVMISASHNPVQDNGIKFFGGDGFKLSDETENEIERLMDAETDELPRPTGGDIGTASYEENAKRLYIDFLKTTVSSRFEGLKIVLDCANGAAYELAPAVFRELGAEIITVGAEPDGRNINEGVGSTHPEYLREEVLRHGAALGLSFDGDADRLIAIDENGEEVDGDFILCILGDAMKREGKLMNDTVVTTVMSNIGFFKAAEALGLNTAKTAVGDRYVMEEMRRGGFNLGGEQSGHVIFLDYNTTGDGILTALQLTDALVKSGGKLSGLRSLMRKYPQVLINVRVADKSLYNDNQAILAAVAQVEGEMGDNGRVLVRPSGTESLIRVMAEGPDKDQVAAYVDQIVTVVKAELG from the coding sequence ATGGGCAAATATTTCGGAACCGACGGCGTTCGCGGAGTAGCGAACAGCGAACTCACGCCGGAGCTTGCATATAAAATCGGCCGCTGCGGCGGCTACGTACTGACAGCCGGAGCACACAAGCCGACCGTCGTCATCGGCCTCGACACCCGAATTTCCGGCCCGATGCTGGAGTCGGCGCTCATCGCCGGCCTTCTTTCGATCGGCGCAAGCGTCGTACGCCTCGGAGTCGTGTCGACCCCGGCTGTCGCATACCTCACCCGGATGCTGAAGGCCGATGCCGGCGTCATGATCTCGGCTTCGCACAACCCGGTGCAGGACAACGGAATCAAATTTTTCGGCGGCGACGGCTTCAAGCTGTCGGACGAGACCGAAAACGAGATCGAGCGCCTGATGGACGCCGAGACCGACGAGCTGCCGCGTCCTACAGGTGGAGATATCGGCACGGCGAGCTACGAAGAGAATGCGAAGCGTCTGTACATCGACTTCCTCAAGACGACCGTATCTTCCCGCTTCGAGGGGCTCAAAATCGTTCTCGACTGCGCCAACGGAGCGGCTTATGAACTCGCACCGGCAGTGTTCCGCGAGCTGGGGGCGGAGATCATTACAGTAGGAGCGGAGCCGGACGGCCGCAACATCAACGAAGGCGTAGGCTCCACCCATCCGGAATACCTGCGCGAGGAAGTGCTTCGCCACGGAGCGGCTCTCGGCCTAAGCTTCGACGGCGACGCCGACCGCTTGATCGCCATCGACGAGAACGGCGAGGAAGTCGACGGCGACTTCATCCTCTGCATCCTGGGAGATGCCATGAAGCGCGAAGGCAAGCTCATGAACGACACGGTCGTGACGACAGTCATGAGCAACATCGGCTTTTTCAAGGCGGCGGAAGCCCTCGGCCTGAATACAGCCAAGACGGCGGTAGGCGATCGCTACGTCATGGAAGAGATGCGCCGCGGCGGCTTCAATCTGGGCGGCGAGCAGTCCGGCCATGTCATTTTCCTGGACTACAATACGACCGGAGACGGCATCCTGACCGCTCTGCAGCTGACAGATGCGCTGGTGAAGTCGGGCGGCAAGCTGAGCGGACTGCGCAGCCTGATGCGCAAATACCCGCAGGTGCTCATCAATGTGCGGGTGGCCGACAAATCGCTGTACAACGACAATCAGGCGATTCTGGCTGCCGTAGCGCAGGTGGAGGGCGAGATGGGCGACAACGGGCGCGTGCTCGTGCGCCCATCCGGGACGGAGTCTCTGATCCGCGTCATGGCGGAAGGCCCGGACAAGGATCAGGTAGCGGCCTATGTCGACCAGATCGTGACCGTTGTAAAAGCCGAGCTCGGCTAA
- the glmS gene encoding glutamine--fructose-6-phosphate transaminase (isomerizing) — MCGIVGYIGNRDSKEVLIEGLKKLEYRGYDSAGIAVFTDNGLEIRKSKGRLANLEEKLVSEPIQGSVGIGHTRWATHGKPSDVNSHPHTDNSSKFSVVHNGIVENYMDLKEELGAKGHTFVSETDTEVISHLIADEYDGDIVAAVQRAVKRMRGAYALGVLTEYEPEKLVAVRFASPLVIGIGENENFIGSDIPAILEYTRNVYILNDGEMAVLTRSGVELMTTSGDIISKEIFHVDWDLVTAEKAGFDHFMLKEIHEQPKAYRDTMMSRISEDGKSVDLKKEISMTTEQIRGISRVHIVACGTAYHAGLVGKTVIESLARIPVETDVASEYRYRSPIITPDTLVIVVSQSGETADTLAALREAKRNGARVLTITNVVGSSIARDADDVITTWAGPEIAVASTKAYSSQLIAFYLLGLYLGQERGTVEAEQAAEIIAAMQKLPEQVEQILEQADIFKAVAESVSKHANLFFIGRGLDFAVAQEGSLKLKEISYIHSEAYPAGELKHGTLALIEEGIPVIALVTQEELYEKTLSNIKEVKARGAHVLGVANAGYEEEVMKSVDEVFSIPRTLPLLTPALSVVPLQLLSYHASLALGNDVDKPRNLAKSVTVE; from the coding sequence ATGTGTGGAATCGTTGGTTATATCGGCAATCGTGACTCGAAGGAAGTTCTGATCGAAGGACTCAAGAAATTGGAATACCGCGGGTACGACTCCGCAGGCATCGCCGTATTTACAGACAATGGTCTGGAAATCCGCAAATCCAAGGGACGCCTGGCGAACCTGGAGGAAAAGCTCGTCAGCGAGCCGATTCAAGGCTCCGTCGGCATCGGACATACGCGCTGGGCGACGCACGGCAAGCCATCCGATGTGAACTCCCATCCGCATACCGACAACTCGTCGAAGTTTTCGGTCGTGCACAACGGCATTGTCGAAAACTATATGGACCTCAAGGAAGAGCTCGGCGCGAAAGGTCATACCTTCGTGTCGGAAACCGACACCGAGGTCATCTCCCATCTGATCGCAGACGAGTACGACGGAGACATCGTCGCAGCGGTGCAGCGTGCCGTGAAACGAATGAGAGGCGCTTACGCCCTCGGCGTTCTGACCGAGTATGAGCCGGAGAAGCTCGTCGCAGTGCGTTTCGCGAGCCCGCTCGTCATCGGCATCGGCGAGAACGAGAACTTCATCGGCTCCGATATTCCAGCCATTCTGGAATATACGCGCAACGTGTACATTCTGAACGATGGCGAAATGGCGGTTCTGACGCGCTCCGGTGTCGAACTGATGACGACTTCGGGCGACATTATTTCCAAGGAAATATTCCATGTCGATTGGGATCTCGTCACCGCGGAAAAAGCCGGTTTCGACCACTTCATGCTCAAGGAAATCCATGAGCAGCCGAAGGCTTACCGCGACACGATGATGAGCCGCATCAGCGAAGACGGCAAGTCGGTCGATCTCAAGAAGGAGATCAGCATGACGACGGAGCAGATCCGCGGCATCTCCCGCGTGCATATCGTCGCTTGCGGAACGGCTTACCACGCCGGTCTCGTCGGCAAAACCGTCATCGAGAGCCTGGCTCGCATTCCGGTCGAGACCGATGTCGCTTCCGAGTACCGCTACCGTTCGCCGATAATCACACCTGATACGCTTGTTATCGTCGTCAGCCAGTCCGGCGAGACGGCCGATACGCTGGCCGCTCTTCGCGAAGCGAAGCGCAACGGCGCGCGCGTGCTTACGATCACGAACGTAGTCGGCAGCTCGATCGCCCGCGATGCGGATGATGTCATCACGACCTGGGCGGGTCCGGAGATCGCGGTCGCTTCGACCAAAGCGTATTCCTCGCAGCTGATCGCCTTCTACCTGCTTGGCCTGTACTTGGGGCAAGAGCGCGGCACTGTCGAAGCGGAGCAGGCAGCGGAAATCATCGCCGCCATGCAGAAGCTGCCGGAGCAGGTCGAGCAGATTCTGGAGCAGGCGGACATCTTCAAGGCTGTCGCCGAATCCGTGTCGAAGCACGCCAACCTGTTCTTCATCGGACGCGGCCTCGACTTCGCCGTCGCCCAAGAGGGATCGCTGAAGCTGAAGGAAATCAGCTACATCCACTCCGAGGCTTACCCGGCTGGCGAGCTGAAGCATGGCACGCTGGCGCTGATCGAGGAAGGCATTCCGGTCATCGCTCTGGTGACGCAGGAAGAGCTGTACGAGAAGACGCTGAGCAACATCAAGGAAGTCAAGGCTCGCGGCGCTCATGTTCTCGGCGTAGCCAATGCAGGCTACGAGGAGGAAGTGATGAAGTCGGTCGACGAGGTGTTCTCGATTCCTCGCACGCTTCCGCTGCTGACGCCTGCGCTGTCGGTCGTTCCTCTCCAGCTGCTGAGCTACCACGCTTCCCTAGCCCTCGGCAACGACGTGGATAAGCCGCGGAATCTGGCGAAGAGCGTGACGGTGGAGTAA
- a CDS encoding very short patch repair endonuclease, producing the protein MSDHVSKEKRSEIMRSVKSTHTKLEDRITKDLWAQGLRFRKNTKTLLGKPDISIKTKKKVVFIDSCFWHGCPLHFKLPKSNVDFWKNKINKNIQRDIAFTDFYKSNGWSILRIWEHDIKSDYPATLEKIYLFLRN; encoded by the coding sequence ATGAGCGATCACGTTTCTAAAGAAAAAAGGTCGGAGATAATGCGTTCCGTTAAATCAACCCACACAAAACTTGAAGATCGCATAACCAAAGATCTATGGGCACAAGGATTACGTTTTAGAAAAAACACTAAAACGTTACTTGGAAAGCCAGATATATCGATTAAAACTAAAAAGAAAGTTGTTTTCATTGATTCCTGTTTTTGGCACGGTTGTCCACTTCATTTCAAATTACCAAAGTCTAATGTAGACTTTTGGAAGAACAAAATTAATAAAAATATCCAAAGAGATATAGCGTTTACCGATTTCTATAAGTCAAATGGGTGGAGTATATTGAGAATTTGGGAGCACGATATTAAAAGCGACTATCCGGCTACTCTAGAAAAAATCTACTTGTTCCTTCGTAACTAA